A region of the Lycium barbarum isolate Lr01 chromosome 1, ASM1917538v2, whole genome shotgun sequence genome:
ttgcagattttgatgggattgcaacgtgaatttggagtagcaaaaggagcggaaagaggtatgtaaggcttcacccttctttctatggcatgtcttaggggtaataagtcgggcacgagcctcgtgggcaaccctattccccggaacccgcacctaaagttttctcctttttgttcaatagaattgaactagaaagtgtgccaattgttggaaaaacctcctacacccttagaacttgtataaatgggacccgattaccctaagaccctcacaagtaacgctatgacacgtaacatatgtaaatcgtatacgctactccatccggcccgaggtgggcccgttactctcggattttcctgtAGCCTTGGCTggcttacttgaagtgaatccaaaggggaccttgGATCCCGATCtcgttaccaaatgacaagtactatgactactctaacgagaatgtttctatgatgataatgttagacaagagaatgtacctatgataagtacgaccggaacgattctacgactaatatttttaagctaaggattcaatgtgaatatgaaattgataaactatttttggatcgtatttatattccctagctctaactttattttctaagactccaaagcctatgactatcatctatgatgcccgcgatttcattctacggttactgtaatactattctccgttgatagtctcgccttaaaatactcgtcccttcaaggtgagacaaagcgatcacaagtactccataatgtaatcggaggttgccgactttatgtcactccgatgggcgtaactttccttggactcccgtgcatgctggttatatgatacaggtatatgcgtatagatatgtatatgtatataagataagtaattgtatataggacatgtatatgtataagagagaggtaaatgtacatgtatatgtatatggggaaaggggaagggccactgttatatcaccacctgattcagctggatttcatcctggacgcgggatgccgggacgcgggatatgggagagccgtacgcggcgtctgtatatatatgatgtatgatatatatgatatgatgtgttgggacaccgttggggaggggggttgggagagccgatgtattcggcgtctgtaaatgtgagtaaaagataccggttactgaattgtactgttttctgtatacgagaataagggacaccgtgttctgaaaaaggggcaatgctatgacatgatacgctatgccaagatatactatgatatgagatgctacgacatgacgtgatacgacacactatgatagagcagcacataatatgataaaatatgacacgatataaatcctattttctgtgtctacgagaaagaaatgtctcaaagagaaaaggacaagcctacatgatagccggcctgaaacagaggccttcccacgtacaggttactttcctgccccgttatatgtcctatgactccatgatattgttaatcgtactctatgttactgtttatattatcttttatgccttacatactcggtacactattcgtactgacgtcccttcttgtggacgctgcgtttcatgccgcgcaggtcagcagacaggtggacgtgatccttagaagctctaccagccacacttgacagcgctccagttgtttcggagcctcactccagcggtactattttgtgtatgtacattcgggcacgacagtactcggccctttctatgtataagtgtactatgtctagaggctcgtagacagatatgcacagtcagctatgtacagttagatgtattgtattttgaattgttcgcgtcccggtataacgcgatagcggaaagcttactacttatgtttacggtgacgctgctaatgttaaggttcagaaaaaaaaaatatggctctgtttacacggcttgctaagaggtaaaggtattatgatagataaggagtgctcggtacaagtatcgggtactcgtcacggcccctagtcaggtcgtgacactaACAACAACTAGCCTCTCTGTATCAATTGTCACACCCCCTTTTTTAACCCCGGAgagttagaagtatgacgtacgacatattggagattcctattttttgttatgtgttttaaggagtcgccacctaattatttatggtgaattgggacacctaaagtttattaaagttattaggTTTAAAGTTAACTGtatttaaggtctgcgaaacttaagattctaggtaagggttcaattagtctaaagggaaggtattaggcatcctttaagacccattaacaatggttaaccgaccggacttatgattagttaggctaagggtagatgtaatatttaaatatttaagaaaatatcttgtaagtattgTTAAAGTTATTTAAAATGAAACTTATAGAAAATAGTAGtcgcataaaagagtttagttaaaaataaactaaaagaagcagGATATGTAATGTTTACATGTATTTGGAGAAAAAATGAGTTATGCCgactcataaaataaaaaaaaaaagctattgtaaaattaatattaaataatttttaaaagtttcatagaaagactattagtttaATGTGTATTATACGAATGTTGTGTTTAAACAAACATATATTTCAAGTGTTTGGAAAgaaactaaagtgaaagagttatcTGTTAAATTAGTTTGCTCTTTTATTCCTTAGATTAAGCTAATCGCTAGTGTAAAATTTGTGATGCTCTGGAAACATATCTGTCTTTCTAACTAACAGATGACAAACTTATGAGGACAATTAAACTCCGTTTAATTTAAGATCTAAATTCGCTAATTGAGACATCCTAATATAAAGAGGCTCGGTTAGAATAAGCAGTTAAATAATTATCACAATCACTCAGCTAGATAAAATGTCAGTCACACCAGACACATAACAAgcatcaaaaaataaaaatgagatGACTAAAGCTACATTTGACTACCATAAGAGTAAAGTTTTCAATGGTCTGCCGTTTGGCTAACCACTCTCTTTGTTCTCTGGTCGGATGAAGGTCGAGGGAATGAGAGCCGAATAGCAAGACACGTGCAAAGTTCAAATGCCGtatagtctcaaaatgagactgtTCGGATAATGagtctttatgaagactccattGCGCTCCGAGGTGTACATGTAAAAAGaaagataaagattagcataAAATTATCATATGATAACTCAACAGATTTCACTAGAACGCGTACGAAAGAAATGAATCTTGACGATACTATGAAATATCAGCTTATAAATAGGCTAAAGCTCCAACTTAAAGCCAATTCATACCAAACAAAAGGGCTGCTGCCGTTAAACAACAGCTGAACCATATATTTCTCACCAAGCCAAATTCCCAAGATAAGAGTGTATATCAATCATTAGTCTCAAAATTTAGTAATCAAACTTAACTACTTCAATCGGCATTTTTCGACAGAACAGGACTAGTATGCAATGGATAAACAAGGCTAAGCGTGTATAGTATactggtcatacatatatatacacataatcaaTATGGTATACTTGGCAATATAAGAATCACAAAATTGAATATGCAATAACGCGACGGATCTGATCAAAGTGGCGACTGCACAGCTTGAACATGCTATGACTGATCCTCAAAATGCAGCAGTAAAGATAACAAAATGCAAACAGCAGCTTCAGTCCAAAGAATATGACAACAAAGATTAGAAATGAGGAAAACTAAGAGGTCACCACCATACTGTTCCAAATGCTGCGATTCAGTTTATGTTCAGAAAGAACACAAGGAAACCACAACAGTTTGGAACTTATAAGTCAGTTCCATTTGCAGTGGGTAATACAAAATCAACTCATCAGTGGTTCCTTAGATTCATAAAGAAGGAAAGAACAACAACTAACAGAGGAAACAATTCTATGGCAACACTATGTAGTTTAAAAAGCAGCAAATAACAATGTTCTGCCCTAGATTTCCAGCAACAAATAACTGATTTTAAAGGCAGAAATAATTGGTTCACGCCCTAACACAATAGTTTAAATTTAGCAACAATGCAGCAGTCTTTTAGTTCTAAACACTGACTCAAATAAACCCTTTAAACACTCTGTTTTCCTCTTAATCTCAGCTAAAAGTCCAGGCCATAAATGGCTAATCTCATTTAAGGACAAACCAAAGAACCATAAAATGAATAATCAGCTCTAAATAAAACACAAACCAAACAACAAACTGAGTAGGACGATAGGGCTGCATCATGGTCAACTAGCACATTCAACAGAAGTGAAATAGCCAAGACAAATCATGTAGAAATCACTATACAGAACAGATGAGTTCAAagacaattaaaaaaaatgtgggtatGAGCAGGAGGGAATGCACAAGTGCATACATATGAAATTCATATCAAAAGACTTTAATAACACCAAACAGTAATAACCAATCAAACACATACTCCTTTGAAGGGCAAAGAGGGATAATAACAACAGCTGTAGGCAAAGCAAAAGGGGAGATATAACTAAACTGTAAACTCTTTGAAACCATGAAGTTTCAAACAGGAACATCACCTAACGCACAAATGGTTCCACCGACACTGAACTAATGCAGAAAACAGTAAATAAAAATCACAGTTGCATCATCATTCTCAAACTGAAGTCACAACTTAACAGAGAGTAAGAGCATAGAAATTAAGAACATGATAAGTGTTTCACCCGTAAGCCCTCTCCTAGGTTTCTTGAACTATTCTTTATTGCTTAGAAGATTACTTCAGTTCAATTACCTTCTCAGTGATCATACAGGACAGTAAAGGTTGTTTAGCCTTAGCATGCTTTCCTTCTAACTATTAAAAACACGAGACGACTTCCTCGTGTCCATCCAGTTAGCAGAAAAGTATATCAAATCTCTTAACGACACATATCAACTAGAAACAAAGACCTTTGTCTATTAGTGTTAATCTGAACATTGCTCTAAGATGTGATCACATGGCTTAACATGAGCACCAAGGAAGAAATCCAAACAGAGATGAAGCTAGTTAAAAACTGCCTAAAACTAAGCCATAAATCTGAGAGACGGTGAAAAATGCAGTGAAAGTCAGGCAAAGTAATGAAACAACAGCCTACTCAACAGAAACGAGATACAGATTTTGAGTAAATGCAAACCATCAGTATGCCTATGTACTACTTCAACAAACTGAAGACCCGGGAAACAAAATCGATGTAGAAACATGAAAGGCAAACTATTCATCCTATATTTATGCATAGCAATATAAGATAAACCAACCAACAAACTAATCTAACCAAGGAACTACTCATGCTCATCGACATCGTTTCGGATAAAAATTCAAAAGACTAAACTTTAAATTCCAGCTTCAGccaaacacttcaaattcgaaaAAGGAAATAAACTTCAACAAATGTATCTTATACTTAGCATGTGTATTCATATTCACAGAATCATATTAATCAATAGAAAGCAACAAAGGCTGCAAACAATACATTTTGTACTACGTAGGAATTTGTCTTAACAGCAACGAATCAACAAAAAATGGAAATAGGGATAAGGATTTTACCTGTTGTAGGTACAGTGAACAGGGTACGGTGGTCGtgaatctatgctcgaactcgaacgaacccgattaaagtaattaAAACGAAGAACtaaaaaatagagtaattgtcGGTTGTTCTTGTTCTTCAAGGTGCAAGCTTTACGTTTTTTTTTGTAGGGAGATTTTTCATTTTCCCCgatcttccccccttttaagccTCAATTCGCCACAGATTTATAAGGTTTCGTTTGGTtcaagagaagagagagaggagcgtatgaaagAGAGGGAGTGGGGAACAAGGCGACAGGAGAGTGGGGGAGACAAAAGAATGTGAGGAGCATGAGTGGAGATGGCAGGGAAAAGGAAGAGGAGGAGCGGGAATGAAGGAAAAGGGAGAGGCGGCTAGGGTTAGAGagggagaagaaggagaaagggaaagagaaaggagaaaatAAAAAATGAGGGGCGGCTGAGGGTTTTAGGTTTTTAGGGAAAAATTGGGATTGGTCCGGGTCGGGTAGAAATTaaattgggctggtccgtttgggctggcctattaattttAAATATGGATTGagaatgtgggttgggtataaaaatgtgggttgtttgtttgggtaggaaataatattgtatctgTATTCTAAACCATTAATTAGCTGAAAATTGTTGGCcattcctccgctatttaattatcttCGGGCTTCTAAGTTAAtgactggtataatatatattatgtaaagacaataaataattaatatgtaaaaaatagatattttataaAGTGTTGTCTCGTAACTAATTTAATGATTCcaaaacgatgacgaacatttaaaatttgtgatacaGTAATGCTCGATATGTTTAAAAATaagagtagtgaaaataataaaaaagtgaaaataaagtgtttagctcgtcagtaaatttagacgtccgagtgaataaaattaaataaaggagggacaaaattgggtgtcaacatcaaTCTATTTGGTAGTATAATTTGAATCCGCACGGAATTACAaaagaattgatttttttttttaaagttgcgGTCTTAAAATATCGTAACATTCGtggtaatatttttttaaagaaaacttGTGACATTAACTAAGACATAAAATGTATATGACTATAAAAATTTCTTTTTAAAGATAAAATGAGAAGTGTAAAATTAATCGTTTCAAATTATAAAATGTGTCATCTTTTTTAAACTAAATTAATAAGTAAATGAAACGGAGAGGAGTACTTAACAATTGATAAttgaatattattttttaataaggAAATTGATCTTTAAATTTCTAATTGACTCTATTAATAGTAATAAGAAATAAACATATATCCAAATCATATGACAATGTATTTGTAGCACTATTTCTTTGAGGAAAATAATCGTTTACCATCTCAAAATGGATggagacacaaaaaaaaaatgaaagagagaTTAAAAAAGAATTGGTCCAAAAAGTTACACAATATTTGCAACTTTCAAGTATTCCATTTCCGGTGCTAAAAGATGAAATAGACTAAAAGAAAGAATTGATCCAAAAGAATTCCCAGTATTTGCAACTTCCAAGTATTCCTTTTCCAGGGCTATAAACAATAGAATAAGgaatatacaataacaatatacccggtatattttttttaaatgaagttTGGGGAATAAAGTATACGTATACCTTACCTTATCGTACCGTGAGAGATAAAAGAGATTATTTGCGATAGATTTAGAAGCCATCGCAAATTACAATAGAAAGCGTAATACAATAATCCAAATACAAGATACAATATACAGCAACTGAAATTGAAAGGCAAATAgaatcaataaataaataaataaaagaaagaagaagagaaaaacagaAAAGAAGCTCAGAAAAGTTGCagaaacaaaagaaaaacaaCGCTACCTTTCTTTGTCTTTCATTTTTCTGCATCTCTTTTGTTTCTCAAATTGATCATCAAATAACTTTAAAGTTTCTCAGATCACCAAATTACAGTTACATAATAGCTTCTCTTACTTGGATCTTTTACATATCACTATCCAATTTCATCTGATTCACTTTTgttgaaagaaaaaaagagaaaaggtGTAATGGGACAGGCCTTTCGCAAGCTATTTGATACCTTCTTTGGTAACTCTGAGATGAGGGTATGCCCAAACACACCCTTAtcacccctcccccaccccccgcctttttttttttttggctttctaTTTTTGTATGTTCATTTCTTGATTTGGAAATGATCACTTATATTTTTGCCAATTTGAGTTTGTGGGGTTTCTTTTTAGCTCATTTAAGATAATGGGTTTCACATACTTTCCAATTTCACTTCTCTTGGTTCAGGTGATATCTACTTAAACAGTGTACATTTAAGAAAGATGTAATTTTTAAGTGACCCTTTAGTTATTTTGGGTTTTCCTGTTTAAGATATTGGACTGTTACCTTAATTAAGAATCTTGTCTACTTTTAATAGTCTTACCTTAATTAAGATTCTTGTTTAGGTAAGGAATTTAGGAGTAGGAGTTCTAAatagttgtaatttttttttccctACATTGTAGAGGTTTCTTATAATTATTGATCTGAAAATCCTCCAGTATTTTGCCAATTTGAGTTTCTTGGGCTTCTTCTTAGCTCGTTTAAGATAACGGGTTTCAGATGTTTTCCAGTTTCACTTCTCTTGATTCAGGGGTTAGAGGAAGGTGATAGCTACTTAATTTATAGTAGTATCTTTTctacattaaaaaaaatgtgatttttaaGCGACCTTgacttatttatctttttttagtTTTCCTGTTTTAGCTATTCGACTGTTACCTTATTTAAGAATCATGTTTACCTTTAGTAGTCTTGCCTTAATTAAGATTCTTGTCTGTGTAAGGAATTTAGGGGTAGGAGTTATAATTGGGACTTATGATTTTGCCAATTTGAGTTTGTGGGGCTTCTTCTAGCTCATTGTAGATAATGGGTTTCGGATACTTTCCATTTTCACTATTCTTGGTTGAGGGGTTAGAGGAAGGAGATATTTACTTAATTTACAGTATctatttctatatttgaaaaagaTGTAATTTTTAAGTGACCTTgacttatttatcttttttttttttttttttagttttcctGTTTTAGCTATTGGGCTCTTACCTTATTTAAGAATCATGTTTACCTTTAGTAGTCTTGCCTTAATTAAGATTCTTGTCTGGGTAAGGAATTTAGGGGTCGGAGTTATAATTGGGACTGATGATTTTGCCAATTTGAGTTTCTGGGGCTTCTTCTTAGCTCATTGAAGATAATGGGTTTCAGATATTCTCCAATTTCACTTCTCTTGGTTCAGGGGTTAGAGGAAGGGAATAGGTACTTGATAAAAATGTAAATTTAAGTGACCCTCACTTTTGATTGGGTCCAGTTAAGAAGCAGTAAGTTTAGCTATTTTGGGTTTTCCTATTTTAGCTATTGGACTAGTTACCTTAATTAAGAATCTTGTCTACTTTTAGTAGTCTTACCGTAATTAAGATTCTTATTTGGGTAAGGAATTTAGGGCTGGAAGTTATCAAttgtaaagttttttttttcttctatttggTACATTGTAAAggtttcttatgattattgatTTGAATATCATCCATTAGTTTGTGATCTTCTGTTCCTGAGGTTTGAGGACGAGTTCCTCCATCCCCTTACTATTTAATAGCTTCCACTCCGTCATTTTACCTTTTCTTTTTTGGTCATTCCTGAGTGGATGCTGGTGCTTGATGTATTACATCTTAAGAATAACACACTGGCTACATATTTTTGAGGAAATTGAGTGATGTGAGTATAAACATGTGTGAGGTTGTTGAGGAAAGAATGTGATATGCAGGGTTGAATTTAACTCTAGAACTTCTTCACGCAGCTTGTGGCAAAAATGTAAAAATATCTGTCCTGGGTTTTTCAAAGTTAGTTGCATATTGTGATTTTACTCAACAGAGCAGGATTAGCTTCACTGTATTTTATGGACTTCTCGGAACTGGCTATCATTTTTAGAGTACACCAACCTAGGAATCTGTTCGTTGTATGGGAGTTGGAGAACTTGCGgttgatttctttatgtattgaTAATCCAACAATTGAGGGTTAAAGTTTCCATTGAAGGAGCACACTGAGTAAAAAGTACACATggagaataaaattaaataaaggtcCCTTAACAGAAGTTGTCTGTTGGAAACAGATATGGGTGCCCTCATAACAAATGGCAATTCTGATCCTTTTATTTTGGTCAATTTCCATTTATCAAGATCAGTGGTCACTCTTTTCTTCATTAGCACATTACTGTTTTCTTCCTTTTGGCGCACTCCTGTTTGTGGTAGTTCTTGTGCATAAGTGCAGTTTCTAAAGTTGCTTCCTTTACGACTTCAATTAAGTGCAGTGCTGTAACTTGGTCTTGTGATTCACTTGGTTGATCTATATTGTTTGTTTCTCTCAGTAGTAAATTGATTTCATCAAACTTGAAAACAATATATACTGAAGCTATTTCAGGAAGAACGGGTCAAAATAAGCTAAAAGTACCCATTCATTTCCTATGTTGGTGGGATAAAAAAGTAAAGCCCGGTTCCCTTCAATGCCATTCCTTTCCTCTAGGATTCCATTTTCCACGTAGTGCCGAATGGACCTCCCATTTCAACGAAGCACTGCTAAAGCAGGCAGAGTAAACTTGCAAAGAGCCTAAAATGGCCATCTTTAGATCAGTAGCGACTTTCAATGTGTCAGAGATCATCTCATCTTTGCCatcttccctattattattatcatcttttCAAATAGGTAATCATCATAAATTTTTATGAAGTAGTACTATCTCACGTAAATGCTTCTGCCTTAGGTTATTTTCttgaaactgaaaaaaaaaaaaaaaccattaatGCAGTGCCCTCATTGCTGGCAGCATGGAGAGGGACTTGGGGAAGGGAATGGGAGAGTTTCTTGGAGGAAAAACCAAATTGCTTTCTGCAATGACTTTTTGCGTCCcctataatgaaaatgatttaCTACAAATGGTTGGATTGTTGTAGCTGGTTTATGTATGAAATGATGCTTATTTCTTATCATCCATCCGTCAGCTTTCATAGGCCATTGCCTTATGTTCACTACACGTCTTTTGTCTCTAATTAATTTCTTAGCTGATTATTCTTCTTGTATGTGTAATTAATTATCTTATACCTTTCTGCCGTGTCTTCTATGATTTGCTTGGCATAGGTTGTGATGCTGGGGCTTGATGCTGCTGGGAAAACCACTATATTGTACAAGCTGCATATAGGAGAAGTTCTATCCACAGTTCCTACTATTGGTATGCTATTGCTATAAATTCTCGCTCGCAGTGGTGTGGCACTTTGAAAATGTTTTATTGGAGCTTCAGTTCTGAATCTACTTGCATTGATATTGTTCTCGACttgacaactttttttttttttttttttttttaaattacttgTTGCTTGATGAATTTGAAGTTTCAACTAACTGCAATATGACCTATCAATGTACTTATCACCAAAAAAAGACTTATCAATGTCATAGGCAAAActtaacaacaaaaaaaaaaaaaaacgccaaGATCTATAACATATGGTAATTTTGTGACTTGTGAGCATCCTACATAGCTAATATTGTTTTTCCATCTTTAATCTGAATATAGATCCGAATATCACTCAATGGTATTTGTGCTTTACTTATTAAATAAATAATGGATAGGTTGTAAATGAATTATGAGAGAAAATGGAAATAGGGCATTACCTAGGATAAGGTTGATGTAATTGGATGCATGGTAAGATTTCCTGAGTATTGTTGATTCTGCACTGCTCTAATACACAACACACAGTGGATCTTTATTACCAGAAAAATCACATGTACGGCTTTTTGTTTGAGAAGTATCCTTAGTTCATTGAAAAGATTGCGTCAACACTTGTTACAAAGAAAGTACTTTGATAGGCCATGCCAGAGTTAGTTAAATACTTAATCAACCAAATCATTTTTTATCTTTTCTAATTCTCTGACTGAAAATAAATCCTTCTTTTTCTTCCTAATTTTGAGGCCATCACATAAGATCACATTATAGTGGTTGCAAAAGGCACAAATTTGGATCTCAAATCTTGCAATGGAAATTCCTTCATGTTCGGAATGTCGCAAAGTTTTACAGAAATGAGTAGTTGAACACCTAAGTGAATGCCTGTATATGTAATAGCTGATTGTATATGCATGGCATACAGGTTTCAATGTAGAAAAAGTACAGTACAAGAATGTGGTTTTCACTGTGTGGGACGTTGGTGGTCAAGAGAAATTAAGGCCACTCTGGAGGCATTATTTCAATAACACAGATGGACTGGTAACTATATATTTAAATTAGATTGTATCTGTGTCGACTACTACGCATCTGCTGTTGATTTTAATTTTTGTATCATTAGATGCCATAGGGAAAGATGAATATTCCCTCTTTACTTGTAAAGAAAAAGGTGAATTTTCCGCCCTCTTTTTTCTCCATAGGTGGTATTACCTAAAAGCCGAATAGGAAGCTTAATTCCTGAAGGTTGATAAGATATTTTAAATGAGAAAATGTGTGAATGTGATATAGCACATGAAACCATCATTACTGAATGCATTAGTCAACTTCCATAAAAACCAAATCTACATTTTCCCTTTTATGTGAACTGCCTTTAACTGCTTGCGCATCCTGTCTCTGTAAAATGGTTAATTATTTCTGTTTACTAAGTGCTTTATTGTATACAGATTTATGTAGTTGACTCTTTGGATAGAGAGAGAATCGGAAAGGCAAAGCAAGAGTTTCAGGTTCTGCTTTTGAACTTTTATCTCTTTGTTTCAGGTACAATGGTCACTTACCTACTGAAATCTCATTCTTAATGTGTTTCAGGCTATCATCAGAGATCCATTTATGCTTAATGCTGTCATCTTGGTTTTTGCTAACAAGCAGGACATGGTAAGTTTGTGATATCAGTGGGTTTGTGCATCAACAAAATACAATTAGTTTCTTGAtatctatttttctctctttgtgtACTGTTGGAGGATAAAATAATAAGTGAACGCTGCTAAATAAATCCAAGACAATAGGAACAACTcctttttccttattttttttcctttccaccAAAACCTTCCAAAAGTCGACCGTCATAATAATTGAATTGTTTGGGATACTTAAATGCAGACAAGTCAGATATTCAGATTCCATATTTTAGGATAATGGTATGATAGATAAAAACGTAACACGTGGAATTAGAATA
Encoded here:
- the LOC132602767 gene encoding uncharacterized protein LOC132602767; this translates as MGQAFRKLFDTFFGNSEMRVVMLGLDAAGKTTILYKLHIGEVLSTVPTIGFNVEKVQYKNVVFTVWDVGGQEKLRPLWRHYFNNTDGLIYVVDSLDRERIGKAKQEFQAIIRDPFMLNAVILVFANKQDMKGAMTPMEVCEGLGLYDLKNRKWHIQGACALKGDGLYEGLDWLSSTLKELKAAGYSSVGTSAF